The Rana temporaria chromosome 4, aRanTem1.1, whole genome shotgun sequence genome contains a region encoding:
- the LOC120935938 gene encoding zinc finger protein 260-like, with protein MNMKIEGEVEGTYVRDDQQYMMEAGMMRTIKEEESSTEISTGQAIEEPSKDHLTVSLSCNMETGDITRDCAEEKTMSPATDGEHDTLNRPSNPPDSEQPHTVRHGARNKGKEKIPGPECGESCSSESSLTVHQRSHTGGKLHSCSECRKGFFKNLKLFIHGRSHTNNKQYSCPKCRECFSQLSHLYMHKRSHMRTKTYSCPECRKCFSRKSTLVIHQRSHTGKGPYSCPKCDKSFLRKANLCAHQRIHTGEKPYSCFDCGKCFPRKSTLVIHQRTHTGEKPYSCPECDKSFSRKSKLYTHRRIHTGEKPYSCPECGKFFSDRSAFVRHQRSHTGEKPYSCAVCGKCCSKKSHLIVHQRSHTGEKPYSCSECGKCFSDKSSLVRHQTSHTGEKPYSCPECGKCFARASYLTRHQWSHTGEKPYSCSECGKCFSDKSTLVRHQTSHTSEKPYSCPECGKCFSMKSELVRHQRSHTVEKAHSCAECGKCFSNKSRLVLHQRSHTGEKPYSCPECGKCFSDKSSLARHQRSHTGEKPYSCPECGKCFSVKSELVRHQRSHTGEQPHSCAECGKCFSKKSRLVVHQRSHTGEKPYSCPECGKCFSDKSSIARHQRSHTGEKPYSCPECGKCFSDKSSVARHQRSHTGEKPNSCP; from the coding sequence gacaggcCATTGAGGAACCCTCAAAGGATCATCTCACTGTATCTCTAAGCTGTAATATGGAAACTGGGGATATCACAAGAGATTGTGCAGAAGAAAAGACAATGAGTCCCGCTACGGATGGAGAACATGACACCCTGAATAGACCATCAAATCCCCCTGACTCTGAGCAACCTCATACTGTGAGGCATGGTGCCAGAAATAAGGGGAAGGAGAAAATTCCTGGTCCAGAATGTGGGGAAAGTTGTAGCTCTGAATCAAGTCTTactgtacatcagagatctcacactggtGGGAAGCTTCATTCTTGTTCTGAATGCAGGAaaggtttttttaaaaatttaaaactctTCATACATGGCAGATCTCATACGAACAATAAGCAATATTCCTGTCCTAAGTGCAGGGAATGTTTTTCACAATTGTCCCATCTTTACATGCATAAGAGGTCCCACATGAGGACTAAGAcatattcttgtcctgagtgtcggaaatgtttttcaaggaaATCAACCCTTGTcatacatcaaagatctcacacagggaagGGGCCGTACTCCTGCCCTAAATGTGATAAAAGTTTTTTACGCAAGGCCAATCTTTGCGCACAtcagaggattcacacaggagagaaaccgTATTCCTGTTTTGATTGTGGAAAATGTTTTCCAAGGAAATCAACCCTTGTCATTCATCAAagaactcacacgggggagaagccgtactcCTGCCCTGAATGTGATAAAAGTTTTTCACGTAAGTCTAAGCTTTACACACATCggaggattcacacaggagagaagccgtattcctgtcctgagtgtggcaaATTTTTCTCAGACAGATCAGCTTTTGTTAGACATCAAAGATCTcatacaggtgagaagccgtattcttgtgcTGTGTGTGGGAAATGCTGTTCAAAGAAATCACACCTTATtgtacatcaaagatctcacacaggtgagaagccatacTCCTGTTCGGAGTGTGGCAAATGTTTCTCAGACAAATCAAGCCTTGTTAGACATCAAacatctcacacaggtgagaagccctattcctgtcctgagtgtggaaaatgttttgcgCGGGCATCGTATCTTACCAGACATCAgtggtctcacacgggggaaaagccatattcctgttcggagtgtgggaagtgtttctCAGATAAATCAACCCTAGTAAGACATCAAACATCTCACACaagtgagaagccgtattcctgtcctgagtgtgggaaatgtttctcaaTGAAATCGGAACTTGTtagacatcaaagatctcacacagttGAGAAGGCGCATTCCTGTgcggagtgtgggaaatgtttttcaaataaatCAAGACTTGTtctacatcaaagatctcacacaggtgaaaagccgtattcctgtcctgagtgtgggaaatgtttctcagACAAATCAAGCCTTGCtagacatcaaagatctcacaccggtgagaagccgtattcttgtcctgagtgtgggaaatgtttctcgGTGAAATCGGAACTTGTTAGACATCAAAGATCCCACACAGGCGAGCAGCCACATTCCTGTgcggagtgtgggaaatgtttttcaaagaaatcAAGACTTGTtgtacatcaaagatctcacacaggtgaaaagccgtattcctgtcctgagtgtgggaaatgtttctcagACAAATCAAGCATTGCtagacatcaaagatctcacacaggtgaaaagccatattcctgtcctgagtgtgggaaatgtttctcagATAAATCAAGCGTTGCtagacatcaaagatctcacacaggtgaaaAGCCGAATTCCTGTCcttag